Genomic segment of Dermacentor albipictus isolate Rhodes 1998 colony chromosome 5, USDA_Dalb.pri_finalv2, whole genome shotgun sequence:
AGTATTGTGAAAATGTAGCTTGTATATTTGATGTGTGCGCATAGATCTTCTGTAATGCCGTATTTTTAAAATAGCTGAGGTCCATATCTTCCCCTTGCCGCCTCACCGCCTGCCCCCTCCTTTTCTTCGTACCTCAGGCTGCCGGCCGCAGTATGGCTCGAATGTTTGTTCCGGCGGCACTCTGGCTGTGCGCGACGCTTCTGGGTCAGCACAATGTCCAGGGAGCACCGAGGCCCGTTCGTCAGATCAGTCCAGGTCCGTTGGGAGAGGGTAACACCCAACAGACGGTCACACAACAACAGTCTAATACCCTGACCAAGCCCTTCTCCCACGCAGTTGACCATGGTCCGTACACGGCCACCGTGCATGCGACACCGTTCATGTCATCGGGAGTCCTGGGCGGCATCGGCTCGGCGCTGGGCAGCGTCGGGTCCACTCTCGGTGGCCTCCACAGCACCGTAATGGACGGACTGCACGGGGCACTGCACGGCGGCGGCATGTTGGGAGGCGTCCCGGGCTTCCACGCTCCGCTGACCGCGGCGAGTCACTTGCTGTCGGGAACGTTCGGCGCTGTGGGACACCATCTAGGCGGCCTAGTGGGGGCAAGCCCTCTGGGAGGCCTCGCCTCACCTCTCGCGGCACCGCTTTCGGCTCTGTCTCCCGGCCTCTCTGGCCTTTCCATGGTGCCTGGCAACGGAGGTGGTGGCATGTCCGTGCTCACTCACACAGTCCACTACGGCAGTTCGGGCGACATGGGCCTCGCCGCGGCCGAACACCAGCACCTGGCCAGCACGGCCCACCAGCACAGCCTTCTGGCCAGCCAGGCGTTGGCCGCTGCGGACGCCGTCGAGAACGCCCAACTGCAGGCCGCTCTTGCCCGGAGGCACTTGATCCACAAGGCCCTAACGCACCAGAGCCTCGCAAGCCAGGCCCAGATGATGGCCCACGATGCCCACGCGCGTCTGCTTCAAGCACAGGCGGCGCACACTACTGTGACGTCCATGTACCATAATGGTTTTGGCCAGGGGTATCCCGTAATGGGAGTGCCAGCGCCCGCAATGATGCCCGTAGGCTACGTTGAGAACCCTCTTCACAGCATCATCAGGAAACACTGCACGACGGTGCGTTACATCAACGGGGGCGGTGGCCTGCACCCAATGCCGTTGGGTCTCTCGAATGGTATCGGAGTTGGAGGAGCTTACCCGTACGACGTACACAACGCCATGGCTATTGGGCACGGACTTGGCGCCTACGGCATGCATGATGCATATGGTAGTAGTCCACTTTTCGCCAGTGGGGCTGCGGCGCTTCACAGTGGCCTCGGCATGGGCGTTTCAACGCTGCACGGTGGATACGGAGGTCTTTACAGCGGCGGTTATGGAGGACTTCACGGAAGTCTCGGATATGGTGCAGGCAGTCTTTATCACGGTATTCACAGCGGGCTTGGATACGGCGCGGCGGGTCTATACCATGGTCTTCACAGTGGTCTCGGATACGGCGCCACTGGTCTCTACCATGGACTTCACGGTGGCCTCGGATATGGTGCCGCTAGTCTTTACCACGGCCTCCACGGTGGTCTAGGCTACGGAGCTGCTGGTTTTCATGGACTACACAGTGGTTTAGGCTACGGAGCCGCCGGTCTTTACCACGGACTTCACAGTGGTTTGGGCTATGGTGCCGCTGGACTTTACCACGGAATTCACGGTGGTGTAGGCTACGGGGCCGCCGGTCTTTACCACGGACTCCATGGTGGTATGGGCTACGGAGCCGCTGGACTTTACCACGGACTGCACGGTGGTATGGGCTACGGAGCCGCTGGACTTTACCACGGACTGCACGGTGGTATGGGCTACGGAGCCGCTGGACTTTACCACGGACTGCACGGTGGTATGGGCTACGGAGCAGCTGGACTTTACCACGGAGCCCACGGTAGCTTCGGCTACGGTGCCGGAGGCCTTTACCACGGCTTGCATGGTGGTCTCGCGCACGCGGCTTATGGCCTGCACAGCGGAATGGGACTCGCTAGTGGCGGTCTTGCTTACGGCGCCGGGGGAATGTTCGGAGCCCACCACCCTCTTCACTCGGCCGTGCATTCGTCAAGCTTCTCAAGCTACGGCGGTAGCTTCGGTTACGGTGCCGGCCCCGGTTTGGTTCGCCGCTAACACTCATTAGGCAGTTGCCGTACACGGCACGGAGGAAGGGACCGAGCTTTTCGTCGCTAACTTGAATTATGTCTTAAAGAATAAAACATTGTTATACCCAATTTTTGCGTTACCTCCTtcagtgttttgtttcgtgcTTTACCTGCTCGTAATTTATACCAACTGCCTGTAGTTCCCGCTTTGCACTGCCAGGAACCGTGGCGTTACCTCCTGCATTGTTTTGTTTCGTGCTTTACCTGCTCGTAATTTATACCAACTGCCTGTACTTCGCACTTTGCACTGCCAGGAACCGTGGCGTAGGCT
This window contains:
- the LOC135905951 gene encoding PE-PGRS family protein PE_PGRS33-like, coding for MARRADGRPGRDAVEMETAAASFRVIVLISEGRALPTPGRETHPAYAFSPEAAGRSMARMFVPAALWLCATLLGQHNVQGAPRPVRQISPVDHGPYTATVHATPFMSSGVLGGIGSALGSVGSTLGGLHSTVMDGLHGALHGGGMLGGVPGFHAPLTAASHLLSGTFGAVGHHLGGLVGASPLGGLASPLAAPLSALSPGLSGLSMVPGNGGGGMSVLTHTVHYGSSGDMGLAAAEHQHLASTAHQHSLLASQALAAADAVENAQLQAALARRHLIHKALTHQSLASQAQMMAHDAHARLLQAQAAHTTVTSMYHNGFGQGYPVMGVPAPAMMPVGYVENPLHSIIRKHCTTVRYINGGGGLHPMPLGLSNGIGVGGAYPYDVHNAMAIGHGLGAYGMHDAYGSSPLFASGAAALHSGLGMGVSTLHGGYGGLYSGGYGGLHGSLGYGAGSLYHGIHSGLGYGAAGLYHGLHSGLGYGATGLYHGLHGGLGYGAASLYHGLHGGLGYGAAGFHGLHSGLGYGAAGLYHGLHSGLGYGAAGLYHGIHGGVGYGAAGLYHGLHGGMGYGAAGLYHGLHGGMGYGAAGLYHGLHGGMGYGAAGLYHGLHGGMGYGAAGLYHGAHGSFGYGAGGLYHGLHGGLAHAAYGLHSGMGLASGGLAYGAGGMFGAHHPLHSAVHSSSFSSYGGSFGYGAGPGLVRR